One Cryptomeria japonica chromosome 9, Sugi_1.0, whole genome shotgun sequence genomic window carries:
- the LOC131858154 gene encoding nuclear transcription factor Y subunit B-2-like, with product MRKILPPTAKLSKEAKQTMQECVSEFLSFVTGEASHQCQKEKRKTLTGEDLIWAMASLGFEHYAQALENYLKRYRKTKAELISLTIPGFSDQSSTNDNQRDAREDPHQYYHFHICGKLVEGSSSHNEQ from the coding sequence ATGCGCAAGATCCTTCCCCCCACGGCCAAGCTCTCTAAGGAGGCCAAACAGACCATGCAAGAATGTGTTTCAGAGTTCCTCAGTTTTGTCACCGGAGAGGCTTCTCACCAGTGTCAAAAGGAGAAAAGGAAAACACTCACTGGTGAAGATCTGATATGGGCGATGGCCTCTCTTGGCTTTGAACATTATGCACAGGCTTTGGAAAATTATCTCAAGAGGTACAGAAAAACTAAAGCTGAACTGATCTCTTTGACAATACCGGGATTCTCAGATCAGTCCTCTACTAATGACAACCAGAGGGATGCAAGAGAAGACCCACATCAGTACTACCATTTTCATATCTGTGGGAAGCTGGTGGAGGGATCAAGCAGCCACAACGAGCAGTAG